The Salmo trutta chromosome 27, fSalTru1.1, whole genome shotgun sequence genome includes the window attcagacccttggccgtgagactcaacattgagctcaggtgcatcctgtttccattgatcatccttgagatgtttctacaacttgattggagtccacctgtggtaaattcaattgattggacatgatttggaaacacATACCTGCCTACATattgtcccacagttgacagtgcatgtcagagcaaagaccaagccatgaggttgaaggaattgtctgtagagctccgagacaggattgtgtcaaggcacagatctggggaagggtaacaaaacatttctccagcaatgaaggtcctcaagaacaccgtggcctccatcattcctaaatggaagaaatttggaaccaccgaggctcttgctagagctggccgcccaaccaaactgagcaatcggaggaaaaaggccttggtcggggaggtgatcaagaacacgatggtcactgacagagctcctctgtggagatgggagaaccttccagaaggacaaccatctccgcagcactccactaatccggcctttatgatagagtggccagacggaagccactcctcagtaaaaggcaaatgacagccgcttagtttgcaaaaaggcacctaaaggcctctcagaccatgagaaacaagattctctggtctgatgaaaccaagattaaaacctggcaccatccctacggtgaagcatggtggtggcagcatcatgctgtggggatgtttttcagcagcagggactgggagactagtcaggatcgagggaaagatgaacggagcagagagatccttgatgaaaacctgctccagagcactcaggacctcagactgcggcgaaggttcacctttcaacaggacaacaaccctaagcacacagccaagacaacacaggagtggcttctggacaagtctctgaatgtccttgagtggccgaaccagagcgcaaacttgaacccgatcgaacatctctggggagatccgtttttgctttgtcattatggggtagtgtgtgtagattggggggaaaaaaacaatttaatccattttaaaataaggctataacgtaacaaaatgtggaaaaagtcaagaggtctgaatactttccgaatgcactgtatgtaccatCTCTTGTCATAGTAGAGCTTTCCTTCTTCGATGCGGGCTTCATAGCGCTGTGAAGGGGCCTCTACTGGAGTGGTGGGCATATGGTCTGGAGAAGACGGAGACACTGGGGGAGAAAACATGGCAtgagaacaaaacaaaaaaaatctgtctAGTCATTTCAATGTAAATAGTTAACTTACTATAGCGTGGCCTGGGCAGGTTTTTATATTTAACAAATGGTATCTAAAATGAATATAATATTTTCTGAACTAAAATCCTTTAATAACTTGATGTATTTTATCATTTTAGCTGAATAGGTCTTTAGACTAACTGAAACAATCGTAAGAGTAGTAAAACCTGGACGCTTAGGGGACTTCAGCTGCTTGTTCAGTGTTTGCAGATCTTCCATTATCTGTTCGTCTGTTAGCAAATAGTTTAACTGAGGTGTGCCTAGTTAAGGACAACTCATCATAATAAAATCATAATTTGTACCCAGATACTGTTATTTACAGAAATATTATTTGGAGTTTGTTATACGATCTGTGCAAATTAGAAATGGGATATGTACTGTAACTAAAAATCAGTAAAGACCAGATTGTTATTGAAGACAGATGGATTCTGCACAGCACATAGCTCGGGTCAACCCTTATATAAACAAGCAGAGAGTTGTAAAGGATATCAGGTGCAGGTTTCCTTCGTTTGTCTGGAATGGGGACTGGATCGTTGGGCCGCCTCCTCAACTTCCGGGTCATGATGGGTTTCACCTCCATAGAATCTAGAGGGAAACAAACCATGAGTTCACTGCAGCTGACACAAAGAAATAACTAAAACAGATTAAATGTATATCAGTATattgataactataatatatgtaatgtattctcaTTACATAAAGTTACATGACCTTACAGGTTTTAATAACATTACTGCACAGTAACAAGATCATCAGCTGAGTGATTAGCATGAAAGATGCAAATTTTGAGTAAGAACACAATGCATGTAAGACTAGACCATTTTAATTGGCACCCATGTTAATACCAAGGCTGTGAGATCTGAGATGGGCTTAAAAGCTTTCCCTCTCATCTCTAAAACACTTCCGCTGCACTGACAGAAATAAATTAGCCTACAAAGTCTTCAAGTTttttttatctctttctctcattttttttaatccccACATGGGGGGAGATTTCTCTGTTATCTTATCTTTTTCAGTGATTCTCCTACCGCCAGTCAACTCCATTGTTAATTTCTCATTCTCTatcatcttcttcttctcctccagcTCCGCAATTAAATTTTCCTTCAGCTCAACCTTCTTATCGTCAAACTCCTTCACCGCCGCTTTTTTCTCTTTGATGTGGTtcctctccacctgttctgtctgtgaaagacagaaaaagaggaggagaggcccGGGGATGTTCACTGTGTCAAAAGGACATCATGGCAGGCTAATTATTCAACGGAATTACAATGTTAAGTAATAATATCAAACATGTCTTACCTCGAGTTGGAGGAAGAGATCTGTAGGAAACAGAAAACACAACGGTAACGCTCACGTTGACTGAAACGTCAGttactccctccctgtctgtcacaTTGACTTATCACAAAACCTGCACACCCTTGGGTGAGTTCAAGATCAAATGATAAAGAATATGGCCTCTACACGTGGAAAACAACTACTGAAACACCCATCTAGTTCAAAAACAGTGCACAGTGATCTTACCAGCATTGCGAAGTCTCTCTTTATATTGCTGGTCCAGCTTCTTCATTCTCTTCTGGTACTCCTGAAGTGTTCCTGCAGGGATGAAAAAAAAAGCATGTAACGTCCATATTCAACCAATTTTTGCAAGGAACAACACTACCTCTGAGGTGTCATCGTAACAGTTGTGTCAAATGATAAAGGTCTGCTAAGCTCCTACTTCAGCATGTTGAGGGATTTATGACATTGCTAATCAAATAGACTGTTATTACAGTGAGGATGATTAATAGATTATAGGATAGGCCAAATTCATAAATAAAGTAGCCTTGCACATGCCTTAGCTTGCGCGAGACAGAACAgctcataggagcaggagcctATTTCTGTAGAgtaaggcagcttgatgtacaaatATACCCcatggacaggacactagtctatcacagggcttTACTGCCAATCTATCTCCTTGATGCCGAGTGCCAAGAAGAGATGCATCGGTTCCCATTTTTACAGTATTGGTTATGACTCAGCTGGGACTCAAActcccaaccttccaatctcagggcggacactaaccacaaggccacgGAGTCGGTTGAATTCATAAATTAAAGGGCTCCCGAGAgaggcagcggtctaaggcactgcatctcagtggtagaggcgtcactacagaccctggttcgattccaggctgtatcacaaccagccgtgattgggagtcccatagagtggcgcacaatcggcccagcttcttccaggtttggccggggtagggggtcattgtaaataagaacctgttcttaacggacttgcctagttaaataaaaatacaataaaataaatgcTGTGGGGATAATTAGAAACAGTGACATTACCTTCTTGGAGTTGCGTCAACTGCCTTTTCAATGATGCCAACTTGTCTTGGTACATCCTGCAACAAAACAAACATGATTATCACAAACAACTACTGTATCTGTACATTTAGTCCTTCAAGATCAGGCTACATTTTGAACATCCCATTTGGTCCATGTCATCATCTattccagggctctccaaccctgttcctgtacagctaccctcctgtaggttttccctcctaccccagttgtaactaacctgattcagcttatcaacaaGTGAATTATTAGAATCAAGTGCGCTACATTAGAGTTGGACGGTagagctccaggaacagggttggagagccctgattaATCTATCCAGCGTAACCATGCATTTGGGGAAAACTCACTGTTCTTTAATTTCCACATAATCATCCTCGTTGTGTTTCGCTAGGTCAGTTTCACTGGCATCTTCAGTGTCTGAAAAAAGGCAAAAAAGCCTGATGTCAGTTATTAAAGTATACTAGCTATACACCTTAGGTTTAAGGTACCAAATTAGGCAATATCATATGGCATGTCAAGACTACATTTTCAGAACACGTTGGTCAATACCATTCCCAAATCAATGATATGAATACTTTTAGGACATGCGGTCCTCCATAAAAAAAAAGTCCGGAAATCTTAGTAACGTTAGACTAGTAAAATCAAATGAACTCAGTAAAGTTACCATTATTTGCGTCACCCATGACTCGGTTACCAGCCATTTATGTTTAAACTTACATAAACGTATaccaaaacacaggaaaaacgaGGTGCGGAGGCTGATAAAGGCACAGGTTTTCCCCCATCGATACATTCAAATATAGCTTGGGTAGCTAAATTAGTTTGTGTCGTAGGATAAACTAGGTAGTTCGCTACTTAACTGACTTAGCAGGCTACTACCGTCACAAGCAAAGTGGTAAACTAGCACGCTAGACATTCCGCGAAGAGGCTGTCCCGTTTGTATCAACAACTTCTCGTTGAAACGTCGCAGAAAGAAACGTACCACGGCAGAAAGAAATCGACTCAAGTAATTAGTCGTTTCTCATTTGACTATCCAACTAATTCTCAATAGCGAACGGTTTACCTTGATTGCCGAACGTTTGCCGCATGTTGACTTGCTAGCACAGTTGCTATTGCGTAGCTGATGGAGCCAAGTTCCAGGCGTGCGGTGTGATGTGGCaagctgacgttagctagcttaGCAACGACTCACTCAGAAGACTTGGATAGCTAGCTAATTAAGCGAGTTTCTTAGATTCAATCTCGTGATCTTCACCAATGTTTTGCCGAACGTTACATTACTTACCTAGCTACCCTGACTAGCTCGTTTGTCAACTAGGTAACGTTTGTTGCCTTGCTACTGAGCTTGCCAGCGCAAAGGTTTTACCGATTACCTGTCAGCGAATTGTACTGTAACGTTAGCCAGATATCTACTAGTCGACAAAATTACGCTAGCTAGACAGTTTAAAAATGGATGACCTTACCTTTGATAAAACAACTATCCATCAAAGTCAGTTAACGTTGTTGGCTAGCGTCATTCCTGAAAGTTTTAATGAGCTTGGCCGGGCCTCAATCCAACTATCCAACCACCATCGACATGCAAAGAtaattacaaaaataaaacacGTTTCATATACTTCACACCAAGACCGTGTCAGAACAGGCCAATCTATTAAATCGCAGGTGGTAAAGCCATTTGGAGCGTTTCTTGCCACATGTCAATGTTCTAACGTTACTGAGaattactgcctgccctgacttgTTCCTAACTTTACTACTAATATTTTAACATTAAATGAGCCATATGGCAGAATCGAGACTCCAGTGCACAGGGGTAACAAGATGAAGACTTTCTTCGTTAACTTTAGCAATCTGTCCACCATCAGACCAGAACATGGTTTGCTGTAACGTTAACTCGTTAGAAGACTTACAACCAGGCTTGGATGCAAACCATGAAAGTTGAAAAATACATGAACTCCTCCCCGTGACAGGTAGCTTTCTTGCCAGCAAGCTACTAACGTTACTCCTCGTGTGAACCAGAATATGGCGTTTAAAAGGAGAATCGCCATATTCAACGTCTCCTGTAAATCCTGCCTGATTCTGGTTCACTCGTCGTGGTGCCAGATCCCCCCCATGAATGTTgtagtgatgggtcgttcgcgaACGAGTCTCAGAAGAGACGAATCTATTTATACATATATAAACAaattaagatatgaataatcaaaagattaatgaatagaattaactaattcaaagaacgaataaaataaaataggcctaaatgctcaagcgcacaTTCGTTCTGACcgtctgctcagactaacagcctcacctgttgttcctgtcaaatcagacacgcagtgtcaaccaatgaaccaaagatgcgtgagggagggccgagccaactcactcagtcacacactcagcagccgaggagagaggaaggacagcagtgaaacaacagctggaaaatgagtcggaagcacagtagcatttgaataatgtagacaatgttagagcagTGTAGAATTTGACAAAACAAAGAACTGGCTTTATGAGTTTAtgcacaacctacaccggcatatgcaaactgtgcacccaactgtgaagctagctgtagcagagcttcgagaaactagcgggcctgcttgtgatagtggtggagccagcacctccacacatggagatgtatccactcagtcaagtaggcctactccgcaacccacagcaacgcagtcttctatggaccgGTTTATGCCAGtctgtctgtagcaaaacaaggccaaattgttATTGCATTGGCTAAAAGGATTGCCACTGATTTCCAACCATTTTCGATCGTGGATGACAGAGGTtttggaattgtgtacattggatttagactattgctataatttctaagcaggaaaaccctttcaaaatcacttattccacGACTGTAcgagcacacaggcttcagtgtgGGAAGGAGTCCAAAAtgctactgcagtttgccttaaCACTGACTGCTagacatcaagggtaaccacttcttacatgttggttacatgtcacttcattgcagatttttcgatgtctagctgtcttctgaactgctttgagttcagcgacaaacacctcagaaaacttggcagaggaactgttgagagtggcaagtagatggaaaagtggtctgttgtattagcgacaatgcagctaacataaccaaagccatgaaaatgtttaaatagacccatcatccatgtcttgcccacacaatcaacctaattgtaagagatgctctgaaggtaggtgatgaagcccactgtggacaaagtgaaatcagctgtggaatacttccacaggagcacagtaggtgctgaaaaactaaagtctacacaacgccagatggggatacctgagctgaggcctaaacaagactggACTACAAGGAATTCAgcattttatatgttgaagtgGTTTCTTGAATCAAAGGATGCCAtcgtcaatgcacctgttgatgctctgacccaagaggaatgggaggtggtggaggaggtgtgcagagtcctggaaccctttgagcaggtcactgtggagatcagtggagagaggtgcagttattactacattatttaatccagtattatatatgtatattagcagtagatgagaatgtagtatcagtagacaaaacatgaaccaacaagttactgttctctcttttcagctatgtgacagcctcaaaaattatactcctgtgtaagggtctgcagcgaatcacagccagccgccagagataagcaaatgtaaccacaggacatgtgacagagttgatggacaccctatgttcatcaatggacagaaagttccacagaatggaatataatcacgtgctatcagataccgctgcacttgaccccaggtttaacaagttagccttcagtgatgccagagcgattgatgaggctcttcaaagaataacctcagcagcagggagggacagccccagcagtcagctggctcaggcaccagggcaacaggaagaagagggatcagatggagcagaagcaccagcagtagtgccacaaacaTCTGCcgtttgacgagagagcaaccggggatgcagcacgaaggaatccctcagcagatgccataatggaggtccgatcctatttagaggagcccctcctccaaaggtctgcagatcctctgagctggtggaagaacaaggcctctgtctacctacgtcttactaaagtcatgacagggagactctgcatagtggccacatccgttccctctgagagggtcttctcaaAATgcgacaaataattactgagagaagaaacaaCATCAGCCCCTGAAGTGAGgtagcttgcatttctgaatgccaatctctcataaaagcaaaatatggtcagcattgctgtgtgctgctggttataacatggcactaaagaagagagagaaaagagggatcAGTTTAAtgttaagtgggatgctgcagttttgcatattgttatttatttttctttgatatggtgcaatattctattattatgttgttcagattgtattcgttttgaatggttagatttatatgcactttgtttatatacattaaaaaagttatactttaaatgcaaatgtttagtagcattctttttcataacaaaccaatacattttttaaatacattgtggttaaggtagaaTAGGatttaatttaattagaattgttttaacatcaattatagtcaaactatcgcatactgtttgacttgaaaaaaaatgttttgtattttttttaaagacccGTTTGGAAGCCAAAAGAGCCAGCTCACTGAAAAGAGCCGGATTGCCCATCACTACTGTGTTGTTGATTAAGCTAGCCAGTCATCTTTTTTTGATTAGTCTTTTTCTACTAagtaacaaaacaaatacaatcacagaaatatacaaacaagagtacataaacctaacagacaggggTGTTACATATCGAGATACATTTTCAATTTGTCAAAAAGGTTTATGATACGAATTGCTTTTTGGTTTTTACACttactgaatttaaatgtaattttgaAATTTTCTTAGACAAAATGTGAAGAGGGGTTTGTTCTCCGCCCACTTCATTTCATGGATAAATTATCTGccatgaaaaataaacaaattaacaattaaagttaaatcagggtccatatcatttggATCAAATTAAAACATAATATCAGAGTCTTTCAAATGAACATTAATAGTAGCtagtttattttaaaataaaatattttaactCAACCCAAAATCTTCTGACAATCCCAAAATAAGTGGTCGAGAGTCTCTgggtcacaaccacaaaatacacgttatcaatagctattttaAAACTGTGTATGATAAAGGTCTTTACAGGGTAGATTCTTTGAATTAGTTTGTATGATACTTCTTTCGCCTTTTTAGATATAGTATTTCCCAGACAACAACAAGACTTTGTTCCAGTTCACTTGTCCAGTATATTCTAGCAGAGGGAATAGTAACATCATGACAGTTTTCTTTTATACACGTTATTacatttatagtttaaaatgtcaatTCCTTCTAGCTGTACTGAGGCTACAAAATCCTCAACAGTAGCACTTGGAGTACTGTTATATTCTCATAAAAGAAGAATAGCACTTTTAGGGACCGCTCTAACAACTATTTGAAACTCCTCAGGATTTGTGTGTTCTCATGAATTCTGGATAATCATATAGTTGTCCATCATTATTCAATCATTGTTTAACCCAGATAATGCTGTTGTCAAACCAGTTATGGAAAAACAAAGACTTGTTTTTCTATCTCATGTCTTTATTATTCAAGATTGTAATATCTATGcggggaaaaaattgtgtttgtacATGAGGTTCCAAGTTAGAAGTCCTTGTTTATGAAAGTTAGAAAACTTAATAGAGATCTTACCCACAGAGTTGCATTTGAGCAAGAATTCTAGACCACCAATTtgttggaatattaaattagGGACTATATTCCAAATGCaatccttatttcttaaatagttttGTATCCATTTTATCTTAGATTATATTAGAGGTTTTAAAATCCAGAGCATTCAACCCTCCCTCACTTTGGGTTCTACATATTACCGCTTTTCTTAAATATTGAGGTTTATTCCACCATATGAAGTTAAATAGTTACTGACAGAGGAACATCCAAGGCAAGGGAGGTATACACTAACCTTGACAGACCTTCAGATTTTGACAAAACTACACGTCCAGATAAAGGAATATCTCTTAATAACCAGCAGTTAAATCTCTACAATTTTCTCTACAATAGGAGAGAAATTTAAGTTGTCCCTTTCTTTCTGCTCGTTGCTAACTTTAATACGAAGATATGTGATCACATCTTTTACAAGGATATTACATGAGTTTAAATCACATTTTTTCAACACAAATAATTCACATGTCCTAATATTCAGGGATAAACCAGATACATGTGAGAAGGCATTAATACATTCAATAGCTTTCCTGACTTcatgttctttaaaaaaaatggtggtgTCGTCAACAAATTGTGAATGTTCTCTTTATCTTGTATCTGAATACCCCTAAAACTATACATATTGATATTTTGCCATAACTTGTGGGATCCCAAAAAATAAAAGTTTGGCATTCATGTTAAATTCCGCGCCTAATGTCGATTCTCTGTGAAGTTCAATGGGATAATTTAACAGAGATGTtactattattgtaaagtgtcttaattacactttgaaaatAGACCAAAACCCCAAAATCTAAGTCTCAAAAAGAAAAtgttcaactgtatcaaaagccttgtaAAAGTGTACAAAT containing:
- the suds3 gene encoding sin3 histone deacetylase corepressor complex component SDS3 isoform X6, whose translation is MAILLLNAIFWFTRGVTLVACWQESYLSRGGVHVFFNFHDTEDASETDLAKHNEDDYVEIKEQMYQDKLASLKRQLTQLQEGTLQEYQKRMKKLDQQYKERLRNADLFLQLETEQVERNHIKEKKAAVKEFDDKKVELKENLIAELEEKKKMIENEKLTMELTGDSMEVKPIMTRKLRRRPNDPVPIPDKRRKPAPAQLNYLLTDEQIMEDLQTLNKQLKSPKRPVSPSSPDHMPTTPVEAPSQRYEARIEEGKLYYDKRWWTPIKL
- the suds3 gene encoding sin3 histone deacetylase corepressor complex component SDS3 isoform X7 gives rise to the protein MYQDKLASLKRQLTQLQEGTLQEYQKRMKKLDQQYKERLRNADLFLQLETEQVERNHIKEKKAAVKEFDDKKVELKENLIAELEEKKKMIENEKLTMELTGDSMEVKPIMTRKLRRRPNDPVPIPDKRRKPAPAQLNYLLTDEQIMEDLQTLNKQLKSPKRPVSPSSPDHMPTTPVEAPSQRYEARIEEGKLYYDKRWYHKGQAIYLESKENTKISCVISSVGTNEIWVRKTSDSTKMRIYLGQLQRGAFVIRRRSAA
- the suds3 gene encoding sin3 histone deacetylase corepressor complex component SDS3 isoform X4; amino-acid sequence: MRQTFGNQDTEDASETDLAKHNEDDYVEIKEQMYQDKLASLKRQLTQLQEGTLQEYQKRMKKLDQQYKERLRNADLFLQLETEQVERNHIKEKKAAVKEFDDKKVELKENLIAELEEKKKMIENEKLTMELTGDSMEVKPIMTRKLRRRPNDPVPIPDKRRKPAPAQLNYLLTDEQIMEDLQTLNKQLKSPKRPVSPSSPDHMPTTPVEAPSQRYEARIEEGKLYYDKRWYHKGQAIYLESKENTKISCVISSVGTNEIWVRKTSDSTKMRIYLGQLQRGAFVIRRRSAA
- the suds3 gene encoding sin3 histone deacetylase corepressor complex component SDS3 isoform X3 codes for the protein MYRWGKTCAFISLRTSFFLCFGIRLYTEDASETDLAKHNEDDYVEIKEQMYQDKLASLKRQLTQLQEGTLQEYQKRMKKLDQQYKERLRNADLFLQLETEQVERNHIKEKKAAVKEFDDKKVELKENLIAELEEKKKMIENEKLTMELTGDSMEVKPIMTRKLRRRPNDPVPIPDKRRKPAPAQLNYLLTDEQIMEDLQTLNKQLKSPKRPVSPSSPDHMPTTPVEAPSQRYEARIEEGKLYYDKRWYHKGQAIYLESKENTKISCVISSVGTNEIWVRKTSDSTKMRIYLGQLQRGAFVIRRRSAA
- the suds3 gene encoding sin3 histone deacetylase corepressor complex component SDS3 isoform X1, translating into MAILLLNAIFWFTRGVTLVACWQESYLSRGGVHVFFNFHDTEDASETDLAKHNEDDYVEIKEQMYQDKLASLKRQLTQLQEGTLQEYQKRMKKLDQQYKERLRNADLFLQLETEQVERNHIKEKKAAVKEFDDKKVELKENLIAELEEKKKMIENEKLTMELTGDSMEVKPIMTRKLRRRPNDPVPIPDKRRKPAPAQLNYLLTDEQIMEDLQTLNKQLKSPKRPVSPSSPDHMPTTPVEAPSQRYEARIEEGKLYYDKRWYHKGQAIYLESKENTKISCVISSVGTNEIWVRKTSDSTKMRIYLGQLQRGAFVIRRRSAA
- the suds3 gene encoding sin3 histone deacetylase corepressor complex component SDS3 isoform X2; the protein is MASTLLSPMVDYYNDEEELDSVDEDDDRSFRGIDSEEDTEDASETDLAKHNEDDYVEIKEQMYQDKLASLKRQLTQLQEGTLQEYQKRMKKLDQQYKERLRNADLFLQLETEQVERNHIKEKKAAVKEFDDKKVELKENLIAELEEKKKMIENEKLTMELTGDSMEVKPIMTRKLRRRPNDPVPIPDKRRKPAPAQLNYLLTDEQIMEDLQTLNKQLKSPKRPVSPSSPDHMPTTPVEAPSQRYEARIEEGKLYYDKRWYHKGQAIYLESKENTKISCVISSVGTNEIWVRKTSDSTKMRIYLGQLQRGAFVIRRRSAA
- the suds3 gene encoding sin3 histone deacetylase corepressor complex component SDS3 isoform X5 is translated as MDSCFIKDTEDASETDLAKHNEDDYVEIKEQMYQDKLASLKRQLTQLQEGTLQEYQKRMKKLDQQYKERLRNADLFLQLETEQVERNHIKEKKAAVKEFDDKKVELKENLIAELEEKKKMIENEKLTMELTGDSMEVKPIMTRKLRRRPNDPVPIPDKRRKPAPAQLNYLLTDEQIMEDLQTLNKQLKSPKRPVSPSSPDHMPTTPVEAPSQRYEARIEEGKLYYDKRWYHKGQAIYLESKENTKISCVISSVGTNEIWVRKTSDSTKMRIYLGQLQRGAFVIRRRSAA